In Brachypodium distachyon strain Bd21 chromosome 2, Brachypodium_distachyon_v3.0, whole genome shotgun sequence, one genomic interval encodes:
- the LOC100846299 gene encoding mevalonate kinase, whose product MEVRARAPGKIILAGEHAVVHGSAAVAAAIDLYTHSSLQLHPAGEGGAGEVVVDLRDLDLSFSWPCSRLREALGESCRKAELQAPRPCSSEELASIAKLVELHELPEAKIWLSAGLSACLFLYTSILGCRPGKVVVTSDLPMGAGLGSSAAFSVSLSGALLTAAGAICAEGANCGTEWESFGKDDLELVNLWAFQGEKIIHGKPSGIDNAVSTYGSMIKFKKGGLTNLKSGNPVKMLITDTRVGRNTKALVAGVSERASRHPDTMASVFNAVNSISEELSSIVELAANDEIAITSKEEKLAELMEMNQGLLKCMGVSHSSIETVLRATLKYNLVSKLTGAGGGGCVLTLIPNILSNLVLEKVTAELELHGFRCFKVQVGGQGFQLCRG is encoded by the exons ATGGAGGTTCGCGCCCGCGCGCCTGGCAAGATCATCCTCGCCGGCGAGCACGCCGTCGTCCatggctccgccgccgtcgccgccgccatcgatcTCTACACGCACTCTTCGCTCCAACTCCACCCCGCAG gggagggcggcgccggcgaggtggtGGTGGACCTGAGGGACTTGGacctctccttctcctggcCATGCTCGCGCCTTCGCGAGGCGCTGGGGGAGAGCTGCCGCAAGGCGGAGCTGCAGGCTCCGAGGCCGTGCTCCTCGGAAGAGCTGGCTTCCATTGCCAAGCTCGTGGAGCTACATGAGCTCCCCGAGGCCAAGATCTGGCTCTCGGCCGGCCTCTCCGCCTGTCTCTTCCTCTACACCTCAATCTTGGG GTGTAGGCCTGGGAAGGTCGTGGTCACCTCAGACCTGCCAATGGGCGCGGGGCTTGGGTCATCGGCGGCGTTCTCGGTGTCGCTGTCTGGGGCGCTGTTGACGGCGGCAGGTGCGATTTGTGCAGAAGGCGCCAACTGCGGAACAGAGTGGGAGTCATTCGGAAAAGATGATCTTGAGCTGGTTAACCTGTGGGCGTTCCAGGGGGAAAAGATTATTCATGGCAAACCTTCTGGCATCGATAATGCCGTCAGCACTTACG GAAGCATGATCAAATTCAAGAAGGGGGGATTGACAAATCTTAAATCTGGGAACCCAGTCAAAATGCTCATTACTGATACAAGGGTTGGTAGGAACACAAAGGCTCTGGTAGCTGGTGTGTCTGAAAGAGCATCTAGGCATCCCGATACTATGGCTTCTGTCTTCAATGCAGTGAACTCTATTAGTGAAGAGCTTTCAAGCATTGTAGAGTTAGCAGCTAATGATGAGATAGCCATCACCTCAAAGGAGGAAAAGTTAGCAGAACTCATGGAGATGAACCAAGGTTTGCTCAAGTGTATGGGAGTCAGTCATTCTTCTATCGAAACTGTGCTGCGAGCAACATTGAAATATAACTTGGTCTCGAAGCTGACCGGAGCTGGTGGTGGGGGCTGTGTTTTGACTTTGATACCAAATA TATTGTCCAACTTAGTTTTGGAGAAAGTCACTGCAGAGCTAGAATTGCACGGTTTTCGCTGCTTTAAAGTTCAAGTTGGCGGACAAGGTTTTCAATTGTGCCGAGGATAA
- the LOC100832750 gene encoding dnaJ protein ERDJ7, which produces MRRTLYLFRREAKPKPRERAVTKGEESSKADPPASMAAASPLPVFLLILLGAFLLLPASNAIYCDEDDCYDLLGVKQDANATEIKKAYYKLSLKHHPDKNPDPESRKLFVKVANAYEILKDEATREQYDYAIAHPEEVFYNTAQYYRAYYGHKTDPRAVLIGLLVIVSAFQYINQWTMYNQAIESVKQTPAYRNRLKALEFERTGGIASKKKGHKQMDKKFEDEVRNEVNLQIQGVEKPSVWSLYGVQFLLLPYLIGKLLTWEMCWLWRYRVKKLPYAWEDACYLTRTSLKIPANTWQNIDEFTKEDLVMKRLWEKGNMERHIVEARKGSKRRR; this is translated from the exons ATGAGGAGAACACTTTACTTGTTTCGGCGAGAGGCTAAACCCAAGCCAAGGGAGAGAGCGGTCACAAAAGGGGAGGAGAGCAGCAAGGCAGATCCGCCTGCCTCCATGGCTGCCGCTTCTCCCCtccccgtcttcctcctcatcctcctcggcgccttcctcctcctcccagccTCCAACGCCATCTACTGCGACGAGGATGATTGCTACGACCTCCTCGG GGTTAAGCAGGACGCGAACGCCACGGAGATCAAGAAGGCCTACTACAAGCTCTCCCTCAAACA TCACCCGGACAAGAACCCCGATCCGGAGTCGCGGAAGCTGTTCGTCAAGGTCGCCAATGCTTACGAG ATTCTAAAAGATGAAGCAACTAGGGAGCAGTATGACTATGCTATTGCACATCCAGAGGAG GTCTTCTACAACACTGCTCAGTACTATAGAGCGTACTATGGACATAAAAcg GATCCTCGTGCTGTGTTGATTGGCCTTCTTGTAATTGTGTCAGCATTCCAATACATAAACCAGTGGACAATGTATAATCAG GCTATAGAAAGTGTCAAGCAAACTCCTGCTTACCGGAATAGGTTAAAAGCGTTGGAGTTTGAGCGAACAGGAGGAATtgcaagcaaaaaaaagggcCACAAGCAGATGGATAA GAAGTTTGAAGATGAAGTTAGAAATGAAGTTAACTTGCAAATTCAGGGAGTTGAGAAACCCTCTGTGTGGAGTCTCTATGGCGTCCAATTTTTACTTTTGCCTTACCTCATTGGCAAG CTGCTTACTTGGGAAATGTGTTGGCTATGGAGATACCGGGTAAAGAAACTACCATATGCATGGGAGGATGCTTGCTATTTGACTCGGACATCCCTTAAGATACCTGCTAATACATGGCAGAATATTG ATGAGTTTACCAAGGAGGATCTTGTGATGAAGCGCCTGTGGGAAAAGGGCAACATGGAGAGGCACATTGTGGAGGCGAGAAAAGGATCAAAGCGTAGAAGATAG